The Sebastes fasciatus isolate fSebFas1 chromosome 13, fSebFas1.pri, whole genome shotgun sequence genome includes a region encoding these proteins:
- the LOC141780121 gene encoding cell adhesion molecule 2-like — protein sequence MMGVMSFSSDVVTQHVSGWVSIIWFATAVSVAVSQGVKLQTDPQVAARCGDNVTLTCDASSSGQLDNNSLFWVASNKNVCQHREGQPDSKVLCEITAQPPHHRLTLTLPNVMPVDQGEYLCKLRSPQGAKFNKTVVTVQDCFESSDSFINESRAECWFSGVYPRATVRWFRGSVNLTDTASTQEEEDHHGRYNVSSTIDVQRGNLSTPYTCSLWIPSAGKELTGIGLPLPIIGQKLTANDSSGSMVKLQWICIMVEIMMVKLMI from the exons ATG ATGGGAGTGATGAGTTTCTCCTCTGATGTGGTGACACAGCATGTTTCTGGCTGGGTTTCCATCATCTGGTTCGCTACAGCTGTCAGCGTTGCTG TCAGTCAAGGTGTGAAGCTCCAGACCGATCCCCAGGTGGCTGCACGGTGTGGAGACAACGTGACGCTGACTTGTGATGCCAGCTCATCAGGCCAGTTGGACAATAATTCATTATTCTGGGTGGCTAGTaataaaaatgtgtgtcaaCATAGAGAGGGCCAACCTGACTCTAAGGTTCTGTGTGAAATCACGGCCCAGCCTCCCCACCACAGACTCACTCTGACTCTCCCCAACGTGATGCCCGTCGACCAGGGAGAGTACCTCTGCAAACTACGCTCCCCCCAAGGAGCAAAGTTTAACAAAACTGTTGTTACAGTACAAG ACTGCTTTGAAAGCTCTGACTCCTTCATCAATGAGTCTCGTGCTGAGTGCTGGTTCAGTGGAGTTTACCCCAGAGCCACCGTCCGCTGGTTCCGGGGAAGTGTTAACTTAACCGACACTGCCAGcacacaggaggaggaagaccaTCATGGACGGTACAATGTCTCGAGTACAATAGATGTACagagaggaaacctgagcacgcCGTACACATGCTCATTGTGGATACCTTCTGCCGGGAAGGAGCTCACCGGTATAGGCCTGCCACTGcctatcattgggcaaaagctCACTGCGAACGACTCATCAGGAAGCATGGTCAAACTGCAGTGGATCTGTATCATGGTGGAAATCATGATGGTGAAACTTATGATATAA